A region from the uncultured Holophaga sp. genome encodes:
- a CDS encoding ABC transporter substrate-binding protein, with the protein MGPLHQGCTRHRRHNPPDLTERWTKATSKAPNPAVATGYAAIQVLVDAIQRAGSAAPDKVNAALAQTDLKTIYHRVKFDADHFNRCPLAFAQWVKTDKPQKWEMKVVFSDHSYWPANASPVFPIP; encoded by the coding sequence GTGGGACCCCTCCATCAAGGATGCACCAGGCATCGGCGGCACAACCCCCCTGACCTGACGGAACGGTGGACCAAGGCCACCTCCAAGGCCCCCAATCCGGCGGTGGCGACGGGCTACGCCGCCATCCAGGTCCTGGTGGACGCCATCCAGCGGGCAGGATCCGCCGCTCCTGACAAGGTCAACGCCGCCCTGGCCCAGACCGACCTCAAGACCATCTATCACCGGGTGAAGTTCGATGCAGACCACTTCAACCGCTGCCCCCTGGCCTTCGCCCAGTGGGTCAAGACCGACAAGCCCCAGAAGTGGGAGATGAAGGTGGTCTTCTCTGACCACAGCTACTGGCCCGCCAACGCCAGTCCTGTCTTCCCGATCCCCTGA
- a CDS encoding ABC transporter substrate-binding protein, producing MKYLAPVTVGLAALLGLSLACDKSSGKEIRVGAVQSQTGVYAPFGQGGLFGIQAAIEDLNREGGVKVGDTRIPLKLVTIDAASDPAIAATGAEKAISADKVQFLVSGDEPPAMHPDISAVADRLKVPYITDVALYEPWITKRLESPTQWQYTWALGSFGVSTPVPPGDPRALPGYTIMDVFARMLNACGGKTNKKIGLLCSDDPDGNENYHNLPASLRNLGFTLVGLDQKVGLMPLDTTDFSPAIKAWKEAGVEILIGNAPSPFFVKAYQQARAQGLKPKIVIMGRAALFHDDIMQLGGDLPNGIGTEQWWDPSIKDAPGIGGTTPLT from the coding sequence ATGAAGTATCTCGCCCCCGTGACGGTGGGCTTGGCCGCCCTTCTGGGCCTGAGCCTGGCCTGCGACAAGTCTTCCGGCAAGGAGATCCGGGTCGGGGCCGTCCAGTCCCAGACCGGGGTCTACGCCCCCTTTGGCCAGGGTGGGCTCTTCGGCATCCAGGCCGCCATCGAGGACCTCAACAGGGAGGGGGGCGTGAAGGTCGGGGACACCCGTATCCCCCTGAAGCTGGTGACCATCGACGCTGCCAGCGACCCGGCCATCGCCGCCACCGGGGCCGAGAAGGCGATCTCGGCGGACAAGGTGCAGTTCCTGGTGAGCGGAGATGAGCCTCCTGCCATGCATCCCGACATCTCTGCAGTGGCCGACCGGCTGAAGGTCCCCTACATCACCGATGTGGCCCTTTACGAACCCTGGATCACCAAACGCCTCGAATCCCCCACCCAGTGGCAGTACACCTGGGCCCTCGGCTCTTTCGGTGTCAGCACCCCGGTGCCCCCGGGGGACCCCCGGGCCCTGCCGGGTTACACCATCATGGATGTCTTCGCCCGGATGCTGAATGCCTGTGGCGGGAAGACCAACAAGAAAATCGGCCTCCTCTGCTCCGACGACCCGGATGGCAATGAGAACTACCACAACCTGCCGGCCTCCCTTCGCAATCTGGGCTTCACCCTGGTGGGCCTGGATCAGAAGGTTGGCCTGATGCCCCTGGACACGACCGACTTCTCACCTGCCATCAAGGCCTGGAAGGAGGCTGGGGTGGAGATCCTCATCGGCAACGCCCCCAGCCCCTTCTTCGTCAAGGCCTACCAGCAGGCCCGGGCTCAGGGCCTCAAGCCCAAGATCGTGATCATGGGCAGGGCGGCTCTCTTCCACGACGACATCATGCAGCTGGGTGGCGATCTGCCCAACGGCATCGGTACCGAGCAGTGGTGGGACCCCTCCATCAAGGATGCACCAGGCATCGGCGGCACAACCCCCCTGACCTGA
- the pap gene encoding polyphosphate:AMP phosphotransferase, giving the protein MFESAELGHKIDKATWEREIPALRSELLEAQYELASARKFPVVILIAGVDGAGKSAVVSTLNEWMDPRHIQTNGLDEPSDEELERPYMWRYWRLLPPKGKIGIFDGSWYSWPILQRAHGKISGERLDQDMDLVRRFEQMLIDEGALVLKFWMHLSKEVQKKRLKKLESDPKTQWRVTPRDWRHFQLYDTFRRVSEQALRRTSTGEAPWIVVEATDARYQKLTVGRILLEQLRARLEAKVPAKATSSAPPLLTAIDGVNILRTMDLGLKLDRESYERELEGLQGRLNLLTRHRKFKDHNVICVFEGQDAAGKGGSIRRITQAVDARFCRIQPVAAPTEEERAQPYLWRFWRHLPRRGHMLIFDRSWYGRVLVERVEGFCSEADWMRAYSEINDFESQLARSGTILLKFWLAISKEEQLRRFEERQNTQFKRFKITDEDWRNREKWDEYEMAICDMLDRTSTELAPWTLVESEDKLYGRIKILRTLCHRIEAEL; this is encoded by the coding sequence ATGTTCGAATCTGCTGAGTTGGGCCACAAGATCGACAAGGCGACCTGGGAGCGGGAGATCCCCGCCCTCCGCTCAGAGCTCCTGGAGGCCCAGTACGAGCTGGCCTCTGCCCGCAAGTTCCCGGTGGTCATCCTGATCGCAGGGGTGGATGGTGCCGGGAAGAGCGCCGTGGTCTCCACCCTCAATGAGTGGATGGACCCCCGCCACATCCAGACCAATGGCCTGGACGAGCCCTCGGACGAAGAGCTGGAGCGCCCCTACATGTGGCGCTACTGGCGCCTTCTGCCCCCCAAGGGGAAGATCGGGATCTTCGATGGCAGCTGGTATTCCTGGCCGATCCTCCAGCGGGCCCACGGCAAGATCTCTGGGGAGCGCCTCGACCAGGATATGGACCTGGTCCGGCGCTTCGAACAGATGCTGATCGATGAGGGGGCCCTGGTGCTCAAGTTCTGGATGCACCTCTCCAAAGAGGTTCAGAAGAAGCGCCTCAAGAAGCTGGAGTCCGACCCCAAGACCCAGTGGAGGGTCACGCCCAGGGACTGGCGGCACTTCCAGCTCTACGACACCTTCCGCAGGGTTTCGGAGCAGGCCCTTCGCCGCACGAGCACCGGCGAGGCACCCTGGATCGTGGTGGAGGCGACGGATGCTCGCTACCAGAAGCTTACGGTGGGCAGGATCCTGCTGGAACAGCTCCGGGCTCGGCTTGAGGCGAAGGTGCCAGCCAAGGCCACGAGCTCCGCCCCACCCCTGCTGACGGCCATCGATGGGGTGAACATCCTCCGGACGATGGACCTGGGCCTCAAGCTGGACCGGGAGAGCTACGAACGGGAACTGGAGGGCCTCCAGGGACGGCTCAACCTGTTGACTCGGCACCGCAAGTTCAAGGACCACAATGTGATCTGTGTCTTTGAGGGGCAGGATGCCGCTGGAAAGGGGGGCAGCATCCGACGCATCACCCAGGCCGTGGATGCCCGCTTCTGTCGGATCCAGCCTGTGGCTGCCCCCACTGAGGAGGAGCGGGCCCAGCCCTACCTCTGGCGCTTCTGGCGCCATCTGCCACGGCGGGGTCATATGCTCATCTTTGACCGCTCCTGGTACGGTCGGGTCCTGGTGGAGCGGGTGGAGGGCTTCTGCTCGGAGGCCGACTGGATGCGGGCCTACAGCGAGATCAACGACTTCGAGTCCCAACTGGCCCGGAGCGGGACCATCCTCCTCAAGTTCTGGTTGGCCATCAGCAAGGAAGAGCAGCTCCGTCGCTTCGAGGAGCGGCAGAACACCCAGTTCAAGCGCTTCAAGATCACCGATGAGGATTGGCGCAACCGCGAGAAGTGGGATGAATATGAAATGGCAATATGTGACATGCTGGATAGGACCTCGACGGAGCTCGCCCCCTGGACCCTGGTGGAGAGCGAGGACAAGCTCTACGGTCGCATCAAGATTCTCAGGACGCTCTGCCACCGGATCGAGGCGGAGCTCTGA
- the rnhA gene encoding ribonuclease HI: MSLRTKVELYCDGSCLGNPGPGGWAFILRVQTPEGVREKEGSGWEPETTNNRMELMGAIKGLESLTRPCDVEIYCDSQYVVKGVQGWIAGWKRNGWRKADKSPVINVELWKTLEALLQRHRVEAHWVKGHAGHAENERVDQLAREAIGEGGKAG; encoded by the coding sequence ATGAGCCTGCGCACGAAGGTCGAACTCTATTGTGATGGATCCTGCCTGGGGAATCCCGGTCCCGGAGGCTGGGCCTTCATCCTGAGGGTCCAGACTCCCGAGGGGGTCAGGGAGAAGGAGGGCAGCGGCTGGGAGCCCGAGACCACCAACAACCGCATGGAGCTCATGGGGGCTATCAAGGGGCTGGAATCCCTGACCAGGCCCTGCGATGTGGAGATCTACTGCGACAGCCAGTACGTGGTGAAGGGAGTACAGGGCTGGATCGCCGGGTGGAAGCGGAACGGCTGGCGCAAGGCCGATAAGAGCCCGGTCATCAATGTGGAGCTCTGGAAGACGCTTGAGGCCCTCCTGCAGCGGCACCGGGTGGAGGCGCACTGGGTGAAGGGGCACGCCGGTCATGCCGAGAATGAGCGGGTGGATCAGCTGGCACGGGAGGCCATCGGCGAGGGCGGAAAGGCCGGGTGA
- a CDS encoding geranylgeranyl reductase family protein → MSNSEVMDVVVVGAGPAGNAAALVCARAGLRVLQLERERLPRRKICGGGLSAKALASAPLPLDPVIERRIDSAWISAGPGRVVLRQLLHPGAMVCRERMDHYMAEASRRAGARVEEDCALMDWERIPGGGLELSTSAGTLRTRLLLGADGVHSPIRRKLLPGTRTLRVPAIEALLQPPLRVLESFRSRAAMDFHCIEGSYGWIFPKADHLNVGVYRYRRTPGNTDLRAALSRYIASMPALAGSEVGEMRGYEIPVVPVAENLVFGEILLAGDAAGLGEAFFGEGIHFALASGTAAGHCLVAHLREGTPLSGYTGSVRSLMRSNQGARWTSELFYRLPPAMIVRMTRSRWVSDLFERTLSGDLSTWGCLAAALATAPAWALARGLPTLPIEAVAGLGFSPGSGSEAG, encoded by the coding sequence TTGTCGAACTCGGAGGTCATGGATGTGGTGGTGGTGGGCGCTGGTCCCGCCGGGAACGCTGCTGCGCTGGTCTGTGCCAGGGCCGGTCTGCGGGTCCTCCAGCTCGAGAGGGAACGACTGCCCAGACGCAAGATTTGCGGGGGCGGGCTTTCCGCCAAGGCCCTGGCCTCCGCTCCCCTCCCCCTGGATCCGGTCATCGAGCGGAGGATCGACAGCGCCTGGATCTCCGCCGGACCCGGGCGGGTGGTGCTCCGCCAGCTCCTGCACCCTGGGGCCATGGTCTGTCGGGAGCGGATGGACCACTACATGGCCGAGGCCTCCCGGAGGGCCGGTGCCCGGGTGGAGGAGGACTGTGCCCTCATGGATTGGGAGCGGATCCCGGGCGGGGGGCTGGAACTCTCCACCAGTGCCGGTACCCTGAGGACCCGCCTGCTCCTGGGGGCCGACGGGGTGCACAGTCCCATCCGACGGAAGCTGCTCCCTGGTACCCGGACCCTCCGGGTTCCGGCCATCGAGGCCCTGCTGCAGCCGCCGCTCCGGGTGCTCGAGTCCTTCCGCTCCCGTGCGGCCATGGACTTCCACTGCATCGAGGGGAGTTATGGCTGGATCTTCCCCAAGGCGGATCACCTGAACGTGGGGGTCTACCGATACCGGAGGACTCCTGGGAATACGGACCTGAGGGCTGCCCTCAGCCGCTATATTGCTTCCATGCCGGCCCTGGCCGGGTCGGAAGTGGGGGAGATGCGGGGTTACGAGATCCCGGTGGTGCCCGTGGCGGAGAACCTGGTTTTCGGGGAGATCCTGCTGGCCGGGGACGCCGCCGGGCTGGGCGAGGCCTTCTTCGGCGAGGGCATCCATTTCGCCCTGGCCAGCGGCACTGCCGCAGGACACTGCCTTGTGGCCCACCTGCGGGAGGGTACGCCCCTGTCCGGGTACACCGGATCGGTGCGCTCTCTGATGCGCAGCAACCAGGGCGCGCGCTGGACCTCCGAGCTCTTCTATCGCCTCCCGCCCGCGATGATCGTCCGGATGACCCGGAGCCGCTGGGTGTCCGACCTCTTCGAGAGGACTCTCTCGGGGGACCTCTCCACCTGGGGCTGTCTGGCCGCTGCCCTGGCTACGGCTCCGGCCTGGGCCCTGGCCAGGGGGCTCCCGACGCTGCCGATTGAGGCTGTGGCGGGGCTGGGCTTCAGCCCTGGGTCCGGATCGGAAGCCGGATGA
- a CDS encoding ATP-binding protein — MSLRPARHTRSLILLVLALALVGYCTFLLRDIYRAHSRLLKLNREHTLGDVEKEASALGYFLADRREDLTSLANNRDLLAYFENEALGMSMEYGLGASLVEASSSFRQFMGRKRLTNEEIYSRVGFLAPRGQWLIDTGEGEPWELPPSASTWQATDGEEPAYTYLPGPSPSLLLHRIYLFKGQRKGVLVTRFPLGPAYRWFTGSASLVDIPMGLAYQGQWAILAPETRRLLPGEKLPPPEAIPSKGSLKLSPGGRHEKIQHLDAYRIPVPDSALSLVAFLPTRQGQGQEPMTMILVAGAIGALILLGAFTLFRGESRNRQLNARFRAVFDNAGLSIGLMDPGGRFQEVNSRFAALLGFAQDEGGRFRIQDFLPRAEGPGALAFGLPAGPTGGGRLEQDLLTHDGHRIPCEVFTSPIIARSGQIQAVVVILIDMTEAHRAEQERQGLEAQLRQAQKMEAVGQLAAGIAHEINTPIQYIGDNAIFLSESLDTLLRVLERQAQALTEGAPSEVREELARAQQEADLDFLAVEIPRAAAQIREGARRVGQIVQAMKEFSQRGEGRSQVVDLNRTIESTIIISRNSWEQSADMLSDLDPELPPVECLEDDIKQVILALIMNAAEALGEQLEKGGRRGSITISTRRFQKQVEVRVQDTGPGIPEMIQGRIFEPFFTTKEVGKGMGQGLAVAYQVVVERHQGSLHFETAQGVGTAFIIRLPIRTQG, encoded by the coding sequence ATGTCCCTGCGCCCGGCCCGACACACCCGCAGCCTCATCCTGCTCGTCCTCGCCCTGGCGCTGGTGGGCTACTGCACATTCCTGCTGCGGGACATCTACCGCGCCCACAGCCGACTCCTCAAGCTCAACCGGGAGCACACCCTCGGGGATGTGGAGAAAGAGGCATCGGCCCTCGGCTACTTCCTGGCCGACCGCCGGGAGGACCTGACAAGCCTAGCCAACAACCGGGATCTCCTGGCCTACTTCGAGAACGAGGCCCTGGGCATGTCCATGGAGTACGGACTGGGAGCCAGCCTGGTGGAGGCCAGCAGTTCCTTCCGCCAGTTCATGGGCCGCAAGAGACTGACCAATGAAGAGATCTACTCCCGGGTGGGCTTCCTGGCCCCCCGGGGGCAGTGGCTCATCGACACCGGGGAAGGAGAGCCCTGGGAGCTGCCCCCTTCAGCCTCGACCTGGCAGGCGACCGATGGCGAGGAGCCCGCCTACACCTACCTGCCGGGGCCTTCGCCCAGCCTGCTCCTCCACCGGATCTATCTCTTCAAGGGACAGCGGAAGGGCGTGCTGGTGACCCGCTTCCCCCTTGGCCCGGCCTACCGCTGGTTCACCGGGAGCGCCTCCCTGGTGGATATCCCCATGGGGCTTGCCTACCAGGGGCAGTGGGCCATCCTGGCCCCGGAGACCCGCCGCCTGCTGCCGGGGGAGAAACTGCCGCCCCCTGAGGCCATCCCCTCCAAGGGTAGCCTCAAGCTCTCCCCGGGTGGCAGGCATGAGAAGATCCAGCACCTGGACGCCTACCGGATCCCCGTACCGGACTCAGCCCTCAGCCTGGTGGCCTTCCTGCCCACCCGCCAGGGGCAGGGACAGGAGCCCATGACCATGATCCTGGTGGCGGGAGCCATCGGAGCCCTCATCCTGCTGGGCGCCTTCACCCTTTTCCGTGGGGAGAGCCGCAACCGCCAGCTCAATGCCCGCTTCCGGGCGGTCTTCGACAATGCCGGGCTGTCCATCGGTCTGATGGACCCTGGGGGACGCTTCCAGGAGGTGAACAGCCGCTTCGCCGCCCTCCTCGGCTTCGCCCAGGACGAGGGAGGGCGCTTCCGCATCCAGGACTTCCTGCCGCGAGCGGAGGGGCCCGGCGCCCTCGCGTTTGGGCTCCCCGCCGGCCCCACGGGCGGGGGCAGGCTCGAACAGGACCTCCTCACCCACGATGGCCACAGGATCCCCTGCGAAGTCTTCACCAGTCCGATCATCGCCAGGAGCGGCCAAATCCAGGCAGTGGTGGTCATCCTCATCGACATGACGGAAGCCCATCGTGCCGAGCAGGAACGGCAGGGCCTGGAGGCCCAGCTCCGCCAGGCCCAGAAGATGGAGGCCGTGGGCCAGTTGGCCGCCGGCATCGCCCACGAGATCAACACGCCCATTCAGTACATCGGGGACAACGCCATCTTCCTGTCCGAATCCCTCGACACCCTGCTCCGGGTCCTGGAGCGTCAGGCCCAAGCCCTGACGGAGGGGGCGCCCAGCGAGGTCAGGGAGGAGCTCGCCCGTGCCCAGCAGGAGGCGGATCTGGATTTCCTGGCAGTGGAGATCCCCCGGGCAGCGGCCCAGATCCGGGAAGGGGCCCGGAGGGTCGGCCAGATCGTCCAGGCCATGAAGGAGTTCTCCCAGCGGGGGGAGGGGCGCTCCCAGGTCGTGGACCTCAACCGGACCATCGAGAGCACCATCATCATCTCCAGGAACAGCTGGGAGCAGTCCGCCGACATGCTCTCAGACCTGGACCCCGAGCTCCCGCCGGTGGAGTGCCTCGAAGACGACATCAAGCAGGTGATCCTGGCCCTGATCATGAACGCCGCCGAGGCCCTCGGCGAGCAGCTGGAGAAGGGCGGACGCCGGGGAAGCATCACCATCTCCACCCGCCGCTTCCAGAAACAGGTGGAGGTGAGGGTCCAGGACACCGGCCCCGGCATTCCGGAGATGATCCAGGGCAGGATCTTCGAACCCTTCTTCACCACCAAGGAAGTCGGCAAGGGCATGGGGCAGGGGCTTGCAGTGGCCTACCAAGTGGTGGTGGAGCGGCACCAGGGGTCCCTGCACTTCGAGACAGCCCAGGGAGTCGGCACCGCCTTCATCATCCGGCTTCCGATCCGGACCCAGGGCTGA
- a CDS encoding transporter substrate-binding domain-containing protein — translation MDLRTIFRTALISLLLAGTTLLAGDLEEVRARGVLRHLGVPYANFVSGSGDGMDTELTQRFAAYLGVKYEFVPETWGTIIPDLTGRTFKLSGGEVEFLGGTPVKGDIIATGFTILAWRKKLVDFSEPTFPSQIWLVARADSRLRPIKPSGNLEKDIARTRAMMQGKSVLSMEKTCLDPSLYDLAGAGAKVICFKGQLNEIAPAILRREAELTILDVPDALVALQKWRGRLKVLGPITGPQEMGAAFPKDAPRLREAYNTFLIKIRSDGTYQRIVLKYYPTAPQSFPGFFRGNS, via the coding sequence ATGGACTTGCGAACCATTTTCCGGACCGCGCTCATCTCCCTGCTCCTGGCGGGCACCACCCTGCTGGCCGGGGATCTGGAGGAGGTCCGCGCCCGCGGTGTCCTCCGGCATCTGGGGGTCCCCTATGCCAACTTCGTCTCCGGCTCCGGGGATGGGATGGACACGGAACTCACCCAACGCTTTGCGGCCTATCTCGGGGTGAAATACGAGTTCGTGCCGGAGACCTGGGGCACCATCATCCCCGATCTCACGGGGCGGACCTTCAAGCTCAGTGGCGGAGAGGTGGAGTTCCTGGGCGGGACACCCGTGAAGGGGGACATTATCGCCACCGGCTTCACCATCCTGGCCTGGCGGAAGAAGCTGGTGGACTTCTCGGAGCCGACCTTCCCCAGCCAGATCTGGCTGGTGGCCCGGGCCGACTCCAGGCTCCGCCCCATCAAGCCCAGCGGGAACCTGGAGAAGGACATTGCCCGGACCCGGGCCATGATGCAGGGGAAGTCGGTGCTCTCCATGGAGAAGACCTGCCTTGACCCCTCCCTCTACGATCTGGCCGGAGCCGGTGCCAAGGTCATCTGCTTCAAGGGACAGCTCAACGAGATCGCCCCCGCCATCCTGCGCCGGGAGGCCGAGCTCACCATCCTGGATGTGCCCGACGCCCTGGTCGCCCTTCAGAAGTGGCGGGGCAGGCTCAAGGTCCTGGGCCCCATCACCGGCCCCCAGGAGATGGGTGCCGCCTTCCCCAAGGATGCCCCCAGGCTGCGCGAGGCCTACAACACCTTCCTCATAAAGATCCGCTCCGATGGCACCTATCAGAGGATCGTCCTGAAGTACTACCCCACCGCCCCCCAGTCCTTCCCGGGCTTCTTCCGAGGAAACTCCTGA
- a CDS encoding ArsC/Spx/MgsR family protein, which yields MALIDFYEKPGCINNSRQKRILEAAGHQLRCHNLLEEAWTVERLRPFLRSEDPQEILNSTAPAIKRGDLDPTALSFEGALQLMVADPILVRRPLIAVGGLQLQGFDDARLSPYLGTWSGAEDVVTCPNLQTTPCSGS from the coding sequence ATGGCACTCATCGACTTCTACGAAAAACCAGGATGTATCAATAACAGCAGGCAGAAGCGGATCCTGGAGGCGGCCGGGCACCAGCTCCGCTGCCACAACCTCCTGGAGGAAGCCTGGACGGTCGAGCGGCTCCGGCCCTTCCTCCGCTCGGAGGACCCGCAGGAGATCCTGAACAGCACGGCCCCGGCCATCAAGCGCGGCGACCTCGACCCGACTGCGCTCTCCTTCGAGGGGGCCCTCCAGCTCATGGTTGCGGATCCGATCCTCGTCCGGCGCCCCCTGATCGCCGTGGGTGGACTCCAGCTCCAGGGCTTCGACGATGCCCGCCTGTCCCCCTACCTGGGGACCTGGTCCGGAGCCGAAGATGTGGTCACCTGCCCCAATCTCCAGACCACCCCCTGCAGCGGAAGCTGA
- a CDS encoding sodium:alanine symporter family protein, with protein sequence MAVLEFLGGIVWGPVGIVLLVGSGIFMTFRARFIQVRRFFYSFELISGKFDSKEATGEVTHFQALSAALSATIGTGNIAGVATAITLGGPGAVFWMWVTAVFGMALKYAEALLSLRFREVGPDGVISAGPMYYIERGIGQKWLACLFALFAVIASFGIGNMVQANSVAEPALHSFGIPKLVTGVVIGILVFLVIVGGIKRIGKVASLLVPAMCVIYIVGALAVILMHLGALGPAFREIFGHAFSASAASGGFAGAAVAQAIRFGVARGVFSNEAGLGSAPIAHGAAQTEEPVREGVVAMIGPFVDTLVICTMTALVIIMTGAHTLMGPGGTGLTGAVLTSKAFQVGIGVGRLGEYIVAVGIILFAVSTVISWSYYGDRSIEYLLGRKAVLPYRIFYCLLIPVGAVKEIGFVWTFSDVANGFMAWPNLVAILLLSPVVVRMTRDYFSDSRRVRPMLLEEEG encoded by the coding sequence ATGGCTGTGCTCGAATTCCTGGGTGGGATCGTCTGGGGGCCGGTGGGCATCGTCCTGCTGGTGGGCTCGGGGATCTTCATGACCTTCAGGGCCCGCTTCATCCAGGTGCGGCGCTTCTTCTACTCCTTCGAGCTGATCAGCGGGAAGTTCGACAGCAAGGAGGCCACGGGCGAGGTGACCCACTTCCAGGCTCTCAGTGCGGCCCTCTCCGCCACCATCGGCACCGGGAACATCGCCGGCGTGGCCACGGCCATCACCCTGGGCGGCCCCGGGGCCGTCTTCTGGATGTGGGTGACGGCGGTCTTCGGTATGGCGCTCAAGTATGCGGAGGCCCTTCTCTCCCTCCGCTTCCGGGAAGTCGGTCCGGATGGGGTCATCAGCGCCGGGCCCATGTACTATATCGAGCGGGGTATCGGCCAGAAGTGGCTGGCCTGCCTCTTCGCCCTCTTCGCCGTGATCGCCTCCTTCGGCATCGGCAACATGGTCCAGGCCAACTCGGTGGCCGAGCCCGCCCTCCACAGCTTCGGCATCCCCAAGCTGGTGACCGGGGTGGTCATCGGCATCCTGGTCTTCCTGGTCATCGTGGGGGGCATCAAGCGCATCGGCAAGGTGGCCAGCCTCCTGGTGCCCGCCATGTGCGTGATCTACATCGTGGGGGCTCTGGCGGTGATCCTCATGCACCTGGGCGCCCTGGGTCCCGCCTTCCGGGAGATCTTCGGCCATGCCTTCTCCGCCAGCGCCGCCTCCGGGGGCTTCGCCGGGGCCGCCGTGGCCCAGGCCATCCGCTTCGGTGTCGCCCGAGGTGTCTTCTCCAATGAGGCCGGGCTCGGCTCCGCCCCCATCGCCCATGGAGCGGCCCAGACCGAGGAACCCGTCCGGGAAGGGGTGGTGGCCATGATCGGGCCCTTCGTGGACACCTTGGTCATCTGCACCATGACGGCCCTGGTCATCATCATGACCGGTGCCCACACCCTCATGGGACCCGGGGGGACCGGGCTGACCGGGGCCGTCCTCACCAGCAAGGCCTTCCAGGTGGGGATCGGGGTGGGTCGGCTCGGAGAATACATCGTGGCCGTCGGCATCATCCTCTTCGCTGTCTCCACCGTCATCAGCTGGTCCTACTATGGCGACCGCTCCATCGAATACCTGCTCGGGCGCAAGGCGGTGCTCCCCTACCGCATCTTCTACTGCCTCCTGATCCCCGTGGGGGCGGTGAAGGAGATCGGCTTCGTCTGGACCTTCTCCGATGTGGCCAATGGCTTCATGGCCTGGCCCAACTTGGTGGCGATCCTGCTGCTCTCGCCGGTGGTCGTCCGCATGACCCGAGACTACTTCAGTGACTCCCGCCGGGTGAGGCCGATGCTTCTGGAGGAGGAGGGGTAG